The Flavobacterium sp. CBA20B-1 genome includes the window ATTTGCTTGTTGAAACACTAAGCCATCTTCCAATAAATAAACAACATATTTAAGTTCTTGATCAATGTTTTGGCTGAATTTTAAGCTCACATCAACTTTACCGCTTGTTGCACCTAAGTTTGATTCAATTTTGATTCCGATTGGAGATCCTTCATTTAAAAGTTTATATTTCTTTTGGAAAGTTTCAAATCTATCAGCAGAAAAGGAGTAAACCCCTGAAGCAGTTGCAGGAATAAAACTTTGAAACCCAGTTCCAGGAATGGTGGTATTTCGGTTAAAACTTAAATGTGGCCAACCTTTTAGTTTAATAGCTTTCATAAGAGTGGTCATACCTGGTAAAACAAATGGATCTTTTACGCTGTTTGGGTTAAAATCACCGTGCACACCAACACCAATAACTCTATCTTTATAGTCAGAACCCTCTAATCCTTCAATTGCAACAGTACCTAGCGGACACCACATACAACTTGCAGAAGTAATATCTTCAACTAATACTTTTTGTTTGTATTCTCCTTTTGTAAAATCTACCTCTGTTGGTGTGTCAGCTGAATCATCAGAACCTGAACAACCAACAAAACCAATAGAAGCTATTCCAAATAGCAAAGCGGGCAATAAATTTTTAGTAAACATAGAAATAAGTTAATAATAAGTTAATAATATGTAAAAGTAAAAAAAAAATAATAGTTACAAAATTGTTTATGTAATTATTTTATTCTTACTTTTGAAAATCATTATTTAATAGAATCTTAAAGTATCATGAAATTACGTACATCATTATTAATTGTGTGTTGTTTTATAGCTACTATTGCTGTAGCGCAGAACAAACTCCCAAATGTATCCCTAAAAACATTAGATAACAAAGCAATCAATATAGCCAATTATAATAACTCATCAAAACCGGTAATCGTTAGCTTTTGGGCTACTTGGTGCGGACCTTGTATTAGAGAGTTAGAAGCCATTAAAACAAAATACAGCCACTGGAAAAAAGACTATGGGGTGGAATTAATCGCTGTTTCTATCGATGATTCAAAAACCATTAATAGAGTAAAGCCTATGGTTGCATCTAAAAGCTGGAAATACAATGTTTTATTAGACACCAATCAAGACCTTAAAAGAACATTAAATGTTGTTAATGTTCCATATACCATGGTGCTTTACAAAGGAAAAGTGATGTTTACTCACTCCAATTATACACCGGGTATTGAAAATATTATTGAAGAAGAATTGGTGAAAATTTTAAAAAAATAATTAATGAAAAAAATATTTTTTTTGGCGGCGTTCTTAACGTCGTCTTTCTTTTATGCGCAAATTCGTGTAGGTATTGAATCAAATAGTCAATATTACATAGACGATGAAAAAATTAAGATAGACGAAACAGAAGCGGAAGAAAGGCTAAGGTCGAATACCTATATCAAACTAGATTATTTTAAAAACAAATGGGAGTTTGGAACCCAGATAGAAGCTTACTATCCCAAAGCAATAATCAACTACAATCCAGATTTACAGGATGCACATATCGGTACCATATACGCAAAGTATAACGATTTTGATAATGGTGTAAACATTACTTTGGGACACTTTTATGAGCAATTTGGCAGCGGATTAATTCTGCGTTCATGGGAAGATCGTGCATTAGGAATTAACAATGCGCTTTTTGGCTTGAATGCGAAGTTGCGATTAACAAAAAACCTTGACCTTACCACTTTAGGTGGTAAACAACGTTTTGGAATGGGATTTGACCTGTCTGAGAGCTATGTGGTGGGAACCAATCTAGAATTTAACTTGTCAGACGCATTAAAATTAGAAAGTACCGATTTAAGGTTAGGTGCCAGCTATGTGGGTAGATTAGATGAAGAAAAAGTGGTTGACTACAATGGTGTAAATGATCTTATCAACGCCTTTTCAGGTCGTGTAAGCTTAGGCTTAGGTAGCTTTAACCTTAGTGGTGAATATATTCATAAGCAAAAAGACATCATTTTTGAAAATGATGATTATGTTGGCGAAACATTTCTAGACGGGAATGCAATATTGTTAAACCTAGGATATAATAAAAATAATTTTGGATCTAGTGTGAATCTGCGTAGGTTAGAAAATATGATGTTTTATTCTGAAAGAAAGTTTAGCGGAAATGTATATAATAAAGGAGTGATAAACTATGTGCCTGCACTAACCAAACAATACGATTTTTCGCTGCAAAATATTTATGTGTATCAAGCGCAAGGAGGGGTTAATTGGTTCGAGAAAAGAAATGGAGAAATTGGCGGGCAGTATGATTTTTACTATGATTTTGTAGAAGGAACAACATTAGGAGGTGAATATGGAACCCATTTGGCCGTTAATGGATCCTATTGGGCAGGTCTAAAATCATCATACAACTTTGATACCAATATACTAAATGATGAATTTTTGCAATTTGGAGAAAAATACTATAAGGATCTGGCAATCGAAGTTAGAAAAAGATACTCAACAAAATTTCAAATGATTGCCATGTATATGAACCAATATTACAACGCACCCCTTTTAGAAGGAAAGTTTGATGATGTTAAAACAGATATAGCTAGTGTGGAAGGCTTATATAATTTTTCAGAAACAACCTCTGTTCGTTTGCAGTTACAAAATATGTGGGCAACCGCAGATAAAGGTGATTGGGGAGCAGCGCTATTAGAGTTTGTTCCAAACACAATGTTTAGCCTTTATGTAACCGATATGTATAACTACGGAAACTCACATCCAGAAAGTCGTATTCATTACTACAGCGTAGGAGGAAGCTTCTCCAAAGGAGCAACACGTATTGCTCTAAACTATGGACGTCAACGTGGTGGTTTAATCTGCGTAGGCGGTGTATGCAGGTTCGTGCCAGAATCAAACGGATTAACCGTAAACCTAACAACCAATTTCTAAATAAAAAAAAGTCTGGAATTCATTTTTCAGACTTTTTTTATTGATTTCTAGGAAGATAAAAAAAAACAACGTAAATTTGCACCACTTTTTAGCAGAAGATAAGGATTGAGCTAAAAAGCGAAAACAATAATCAATAACTACTTCTGTTTAAAACTTCATTTCAATCCTTAAATAAACAGAATACAAATTTATTATCAGACATGTCTGAACAAACACAAAACACAAAAGAATTCTTAGACACTTTCAACTGGGACAGTTATGAAAACGGTATTGATGCAGTAGATGCTTCAAACCTTAAAGAATTCGAAGACTTAGTAGAAAAAACATTTATCTCAACCGGTGATGAAGAAGTTGTAGAAGGTGTAGTAGTAAGAATCACAGACAGAGATGCAATTGTTGATATCAACGCTAAATCTGAAGGTGTTATCTCTTTAAACGAATTTCGCTACAATCCAAACTTAAAAGTTGGTGACAAAGTAGAAGTTCTAATCGACGTTCGCGAAGATAAAAACGGACAATTAGTATTATCTCACCGCAAAGCACGTACCATCAAAGCTTGGGATCGCGTGATTGCAGCTCATGACACAGGCGAAATCGTAAACGGTTTTGTTAAATGCAGAACAAAAGGTGGTATGATCGTTGACGTATTCGGTATCGAAGCATTCTTACCAGGATCTCAAATCGATGTGAAACCAATCCGCGATTACGATCAATACGTAAACAAAACCATGGAATTTAAAGTTGTAAAAATCAACCACGAATTCAAAAACGTAGTAGTATCTCACAAAGCATTAATCGAAGCTGATATCGAAATTCAGAAAAAAGAAATCATCGGTCAGTTAGAAAAAGGTCAAGTATTAGAAGGAGTAGTTAAAAACATCACTTCATACGGTGTATTCATCGATTTAGGTGGCGTTGACGGATTAATCCACATCACAGACTTATCATGGTCTCGTATCAACCACCCATCTGAAGTATTAGAATTAGACCAAAAATTAAACGTAGTAATCTTAGACTTCGACGACGAGAAAACACGTATTCAATTAGGTTTAAAACAATTAAACGCACACCCTTGGGATGCTTTAGACGCTAACTTAAACGTTGGTGACAAAGTAAAAGGTAAAGTAGTTGTTTTAGCCGATTACGGTGCATTTATCGAAGTAGCAGAAGGAGTAGAAGGATTGATCCACGTTTCTGAAATGTCATGGTCAACTCATTTACGTTCAGCTCAAGATTTCGTTAAAATCGGAGACGAAGTAGAAGCAGTTATCTTAACTTTAGACCGCGAAGAGCGTAAAATGTCATTAGGTATCAAACAATTATCAAACGATCCTTGGACAGACATCACATCCAAATACCCAGTAGGTTCTAAACACACAGGTACCGTTCGTAACTTCACAAACTTCGGCGTTTTCGTTGAATTAGAAGAAGGTATCGACGGATTAGTTTACATTTCAGACCTATCTTGGACTAAGAAAATCAAACACCCATCAGAATTTGTAAACGTAGGAGACAAATTAGACGTTGTAGTGTTAGAATTAGATGTAGAAGGTCGCAAATTATCTTTAGGTCACAAACAAACTACCGACAACCCATGGGATGCACACGAAGCAGCTTACGGCGTAGGTACTGTTCACAACGGAACAATTGCAGACTTAAACGATAAAGGAGCAACCATTAACTTTGAAGAAGATGTAGTAGCCTTCATCCCAACTCGTCACTTAGAAAAAGAAGACGGAAAAAAATTGAAAAAAGGCGATACAGCTGATTTCAAAGTAATCGAATTCAACAAAGAATTCAAAAGAGTAGTAGCATCGCACACTGCAACATTCCGTGAAGAAGAAGAGAAAAACTTCAAAGCAGCAGAAGAAAAAGCAGCAGCAAACAACGCTTCAAACGAAAAAACTACCTTAGGAGATATCGACGCATTAGCAGAATTAAAAGCTAAAATGGAAGGTAAAAACTAATACGTTTTTCACACATACTCAATCCCGTCACCTTCAAAAGTGGCGGGATTTTTTTTATAATTTGGGCGTTCCCCTTCCATTCCTTTTCAAAACAAAGCTCAGGGTACACATACCATTTCGTCCATCACAGAAAAATCCAAGCAAACAGTCGGGTCGGGCTATACGCTCCAAGTCCTCGCTTGTCGTACCTCCTCGCTGCGGGCTATCCGCTGCTATCCCTAACGCGGATTTTACTGTATAATGTAAATTGTATGTTGTAAAATTGTACAACTTTGCCAAAGTTCCAAACTTTGGCAAAGATTAAAAACATTATCAACGAAGAAGTTTCAATGCGCAATTGGTTGCAGGAAATGAAATAAGATTTTATACAAAAACAAAAAAAAGCTAAAAAGAAATTTTTAGCTTTTTTTGTTTTATTTAACAACATGTTAATTTTTTTATTATATTTACAATTCAATCAACTTAAATATAATAATTATGAGCAAATTAAGCAAAATTTTGTGGGGGGGGGGTAATAGGCCTAACCCTTACAGCATGTACAACCGACAGTGTATTTGAGGACAATGGTCAAGCAAGTACTTCAGAGCATCCTTCTAATCCCGGTTCACAGTATGCAACTTATAGCATGTCTGATTCTTATGAGTCGCCATGGGATATTGATTCATTGTATAAAGTGAAATACGAATTATACAGCGGTACAATGAACGACGGTGTACACGTCCGGGTAACCCCTTATATAGGTTTGGCATATTATGATGGTGCTAATGATGGTTTTTACAATACCCCAACAGGTGGGTTTAACTTGGCAAGTGGTGCCTATCCAAATCTTTTTGCCAGTGGAAATGAATACGGCGATTATGTACAAGCAAATCCTATTGTATTAACACAAGTGCCTGGTACAGGTTGGTACACCCACGAGTTGTGGGTGCAACATGATGAAGATCATTGCCCGTTAGTAAACATACCAGTGGGTATTAATTATAATTTAAACAGTATTGGTTTTGATATTATAAACAATGATATTGTACAACCTATGCAGCTAGGGTATCCATTACCTGCACCACCACCTGCTGGTACAAGTGCAGAAGAACGCTTGTTGCGCGAGTATGGCAAAGTGTTTTATTACAAAGTAGAGTTTGGTACCGATATGTATAATTTTGACCCCGATGCGTATTATGTATTAGCCCTAGAGAATAATAGTATTAATGACGATTGGTCTCTAATGGGGCTTTCAGATGTACCTTTTGGCAGCGATTTATTATATCACGATAGCCCCAGTGGTGTAAGCACAAAGGAAATTGTTGTTAATCCCGATACGTTTACAGGTTCAGACCCTATGAAC containing:
- a CDS encoding Omp28-related outer membrane protein gives rise to the protein MFTKNLLPALLFGIASIGFVGCSGSDDSADTPTEVDFTKGEYKQKVLVEDITSASCMWCPLGTVAIEGLEGSDYKDRVIGVGVHGDFNPNSVKDPFVLPGMTTLMKAIKLKGWPHLSFNRNTTIPGTGFQSFIPATASGVYSFSADRFETFQKKYKLLNEGSPIGIKIESNLGATSGKVDVSLKFSQNIDQELKYVVYLLEDGLVFQQANATAMFGNNSGEPAWSMNFVHDHVVRATNNFLGEPVPAGQKTTSEFKASASLSYTIEDLSKTSVVVAVLDKDGNVVNAQKAKANTTQDYEKM
- a CDS encoding TlpA family protein disulfide reductase translates to MKLRTSLLIVCCFIATIAVAQNKLPNVSLKTLDNKAINIANYNNSSKPVIVSFWATWCGPCIRELEAIKTKYSHWKKDYGVELIAVSIDDSKTINRVKPMVASKSWKYNVLLDTNQDLKRTLNVVNVPYTMVLYKGKVMFTHSNYTPGIENIIEEELVKILKK
- a CDS encoding DUF6029 family protein → MKKIFFLAAFLTSSFFYAQIRVGIESNSQYYIDDEKIKIDETEAEERLRSNTYIKLDYFKNKWEFGTQIEAYYPKAIINYNPDLQDAHIGTIYAKYNDFDNGVNITLGHFYEQFGSGLILRSWEDRALGINNALFGLNAKLRLTKNLDLTTLGGKQRFGMGFDLSESYVVGTNLEFNLSDALKLESTDLRLGASYVGRLDEEKVVDYNGVNDLINAFSGRVSLGLGSFNLSGEYIHKQKDIIFENDDYVGETFLDGNAILLNLGYNKNNFGSSVNLRRLENMMFYSERKFSGNVYNKGVINYVPALTKQYDFSLQNIYVYQAQGGVNWFEKRNGEIGGQYDFYYDFVEGTTLGGEYGTHLAVNGSYWAGLKSSYNFDTNILNDEFLQFGEKYYKDLAIEVRKRYSTKFQMIAMYMNQYYNAPLLEGKFDDVKTDIASVEGLYNFSETTSVRLQLQNMWATADKGDWGAALLEFVPNTMFSLYVTDMYNYGNSHPESRIHYYSVGGSFSKGATRIALNYGRQRGGLICVGGVCRFVPESNGLTVNLTTNF
- the rpsA gene encoding 30S ribosomal protein S1, giving the protein MSEQTQNTKEFLDTFNWDSYENGIDAVDASNLKEFEDLVEKTFISTGDEEVVEGVVVRITDRDAIVDINAKSEGVISLNEFRYNPNLKVGDKVEVLIDVREDKNGQLVLSHRKARTIKAWDRVIAAHDTGEIVNGFVKCRTKGGMIVDVFGIEAFLPGSQIDVKPIRDYDQYVNKTMEFKVVKINHEFKNVVVSHKALIEADIEIQKKEIIGQLEKGQVLEGVVKNITSYGVFIDLGGVDGLIHITDLSWSRINHPSEVLELDQKLNVVILDFDDEKTRIQLGLKQLNAHPWDALDANLNVGDKVKGKVVVLADYGAFIEVAEGVEGLIHVSEMSWSTHLRSAQDFVKIGDEVEAVILTLDREERKMSLGIKQLSNDPWTDITSKYPVGSKHTGTVRNFTNFGVFVELEEGIDGLVYISDLSWTKKIKHPSEFVNVGDKLDVVVLELDVEGRKLSLGHKQTTDNPWDAHEAAYGVGTVHNGTIADLNDKGATINFEEDVVAFIPTRHLEKEDGKKLKKGDTADFKVIEFNKEFKRVVASHTATFREEEEKNFKAAEEKAAANNASNEKTTLGDIDALAELKAKMEGKN